One Chlorobaculum limnaeum genomic window carries:
- a CDS encoding HlyD family secretion protein, which translates to MSSLTLAGCGRNDLSDGYGNFEATEIVVSSEASGKLIRYDVDEGLRFEKGQVAAVVDTTQLTLERRQLRAQLQALLAGKPSVAAEASVFRQQRRNIQRDLDRYTRLVSEGAVPSRTLESVQDQARVIDRQIQSVDSRTPAIDSQAKALVAQIGKIDDQITKSVVRNPARGVVLAKYAEPGEVITYGKPLYRIADTGTMYLRVYLSESQLPSVKIDQEVEVLIDEGKPASKRLKGRVTWISSKAEFTPKIIQTREDRVNMVYAVKVLVENTDGLLKIGMPGEIRFKPSDGK; encoded by the coding sequence ATGTCATCCCTGACCCTCGCTGGATGCGGCCGTAACGATCTCTCCGACGGATACGGCAATTTCGAGGCGACCGAGATTGTCGTGTCGTCCGAAGCTTCCGGCAAGCTGATTCGCTACGATGTCGATGAGGGGCTGCGCTTCGAAAAAGGGCAGGTGGCCGCCGTGGTCGATACGACGCAACTCACGCTTGAACGCCGCCAGCTCCGGGCGCAGCTTCAGGCACTCCTCGCCGGGAAGCCCTCGGTCGCCGCCGAAGCTTCGGTGTTCCGCCAGCAGCGCCGCAACATCCAGCGCGATCTCGACCGCTACACCCGCCTGGTCAGCGAAGGAGCAGTTCCGTCGCGGACACTCGAAAGTGTTCAGGATCAGGCGCGGGTGATCGACCGCCAGATTCAATCGGTCGATTCCAGAACCCCCGCCATCGACTCCCAGGCCAAGGCTCTGGTCGCGCAGATCGGCAAAATCGACGACCAGATCACGAAATCCGTGGTGCGCAATCCGGCCAGGGGCGTCGTGCTGGCGAAATATGCCGAGCCGGGCGAAGTAATCACGTACGGCAAGCCGCTCTACCGGATCGCCGATACCGGCACGATGTACCTGCGCGTTTACCTGTCTGAATCGCAACTGCCGTCTGTCAAGATCGACCAGGAGGTCGAGGTACTCATTGACGAGGGAAAGCCCGCAAGCAAGCGCCTCAAGGGGCGTGTCACCTGGATTTCATCGAAGGCCGAGTTCACGCCGAAAATCATCCAGACCCGCGAAGACCGCGTGAACATGGTCTACGCGGTCAAGGTGCTGGTCGAAAATACGGACGG
- a CDS encoding cupin domain-containing protein, translated as MMYSTLRSRFSLLLLKILLVSAIPAPAFARDYAQAKVETLAATTTNYAGQPLSYPQSGKPEVTALIVHMPPGSSTGWHKHPVPVYAWMIEGELTVRTENGVEKRFVKGEPIIEVMNLMHNGTNTGKNIASLVVFYTGVEGVPNVIKANGPNP; from the coding sequence ATGATGTACTCGACACTTCGATCACGATTTTCGCTCCTCCTTCTGAAAATTCTGTTGGTGTCCGCAATTCCGGCACCGGCTTTCGCCCGTGACTATGCGCAGGCGAAGGTCGAGACGCTGGCGGCGACTACGACCAACTACGCAGGGCAGCCTCTCTCCTATCCCCAATCCGGGAAACCGGAGGTGACGGCACTCATCGTGCATATGCCGCCCGGCAGCTCGACCGGCTGGCACAAGCATCCGGTGCCGGTCTATGCCTGGATGATCGAAGGCGAGCTGACGGTTCGCACGGAGAACGGAGTCGAGAAGCGGTTCGTGAAAGGGGAGCCGATCATCGAGGTGATGAACCTGATGCACAACGGCACCAATACCGGCAAAAATATCGCGAGCCTCGTGGTTTTCTACACCGGCGTCGAGGGGGTGCCGAATGTCATCAAGGCCAACGGCCCGAACCCCTGA
- a CDS encoding 3-oxoacyl-ACP synthase III family protein, translated as MSKKGKIIGVGGYSPKQLTNEDFVAVFGKPAKIVDRKLPHNKRYSLIDLSTGKIEMSNTDMAYKASMAAIDMAGIMANDIDMIIYSTLTPDFPVPPCYTILQEILGIKECMGFDIRSGCAGFGTAMVVAQQCIATGLAARILVVGADLFSSRHSIFFEEGIENYPIKALYNLMFFGDAAGAIILESTENENEGIFSSIMGSTKPDVPFGSILEIGGSRNPYPTTQVPKENWPLSQNGILTEKYLPKVLIESVEKFLIVNNMKITDFMHFVFPVASKSMGKILFDHFTDLDIEKVVTIGEDGGALANAAIPLSFEKGVKENRFKKGDKILVYAGENTRWQHAVTGLYWGI; from the coding sequence ATGAGTAAAAAAGGTAAGATAATTGGTGTTGGCGGGTATTCGCCAAAGCAATTAACAAATGAAGATTTTGTTGCCGTGTTCGGCAAGCCAGCTAAGATTGTGGATAGAAAATTACCCCATAACAAGCGGTACTCTTTAATTGATTTATCTACTGGCAAGATTGAGATGTCGAATACTGATATGGCATATAAAGCTTCCATGGCAGCTATCGATATGGCTGGTATTATGGCGAATGATATTGATATGATTATATACTCAACCCTTACTCCTGATTTTCCTGTACCTCCTTGCTATACAATATTACAGGAGATTCTTGGCATAAAAGAATGTATGGGATTTGATATACGATCAGGATGTGCAGGATTTGGAACTGCAATGGTTGTGGCGCAACAATGTATTGCCACGGGATTGGCAGCGAGAATTCTTGTGGTTGGAGCTGATCTGTTTTCTTCAAGACATTCAATTTTCTTTGAGGAAGGAATTGAAAATTATCCAATTAAAGCACTATATAATTTAATGTTTTTTGGAGATGCAGCCGGAGCCATCATCCTGGAATCAACTGAGAATGAAAATGAAGGCATTTTTAGTTCTATTATGGGATCAACCAAGCCAGACGTTCCATTTGGTTCTATATTAGAAATTGGAGGCTCAAGAAATCCTTATCCAACAACGCAGGTTCCAAAAGAAAATTGGCCACTATCACAAAATGGCATCTTGACAGAAAAGTATTTGCCAAAAGTTTTAATAGAATCAGTTGAAAAATTTCTAATCGTAAACAATATGAAGATCACTGATTTTATGCATTTTGTTTTTCCCGTAGCATCAAAAAGTATGGGAAAAATACTTTTTGACCATTTTACTGATTTGGATATCGAGAAAGTGGTAACCATAGGGGAAGATGGGGGAGCTTTAGCAAATGCCGCAATACCTCTTTCGTTTGAAAAAGGGGTGAAAGAAAACAGATTCAAAAAAGGTGATAAAATATTAGTTTATGCCGGGGAAAATACCAGATGGCAACATGCTGTAACAGGATTATATTGGGGTATATAA
- a CDS encoding radical SAM/SPASM domain-containing protein → MYRQIILTIEKGGICMKHGRKIVDYNDIESVMLKSGKIDIIRKIADFFKQNPEKYTHDFLMERYFINSFFPSFPSPAWSKLAESLGKIVHGERIPFQVDMVVTGDCHCSCWHCFRAKHDNQELSSEVIKKFMTQASELGTASIGITGGEPMLREDIVDIIQSIPDGMEGQLYTTGYRVDKDFVNSVKGTNLTRFIVSLDHYDENIMCKRRGHDHAFKDALNAIEILSEQNIYTAVTLCITDDLLNEDDIIKYFEFVSKSGGDEIRIILPIPQGNLEGKNYKRLYMNAMHVIKKFKNDHMHKADFPSIVLFSEYESQHRLGCGAGANYISLNNDGSITPCVAVPLVFGNIYESSLSEIYESMGAYFKNSGRTCYGKRMGKIMQEECVDTTITPLPLDVSLLLASKCVVDGEKADFFEKFAK, encoded by the coding sequence ATGTATCGACAGATCATTTTAACTATTGAAAAAGGGGGAATTTGTATGAAGCATGGAAGAAAAATCGTTGATTATAACGATATCGAATCGGTGATGTTAAAGTCTGGAAAAATTGATATCATACGAAAGATTGCCGATTTCTTTAAACAAAATCCAGAAAAGTACACACATGATTTTTTGATGGAAAGATATTTTATCAACAGCTTTTTCCCTTCTTTTCCGAGTCCGGCATGGTCCAAGCTTGCCGAGAGTTTGGGGAAAATTGTTCATGGTGAGCGCATCCCCTTTCAGGTGGATATGGTGGTCACTGGAGATTGTCACTGTAGTTGTTGGCATTGTTTTCGGGCAAAACATGATAATCAGGAGCTGAGTAGTGAAGTTATAAAAAAATTTATGACCCAAGCTTCCGAATTGGGAACTGCAAGTATCGGAATAACGGGTGGAGAGCCAATGCTAAGAGAAGATATTGTTGATATTATTCAAAGTATACCTGACGGTATGGAAGGTCAGTTATATACAACAGGTTATCGGGTTGACAAAGATTTTGTAAACTCGGTTAAAGGCACCAATTTAACTCGCTTTATCGTAAGCCTTGATCATTATGATGAAAATATCATGTGTAAAAGGCGAGGTCATGATCATGCGTTTAAAGACGCTTTAAACGCTATAGAAATCCTGTCGGAACAAAATATTTATACGGCCGTAACTTTGTGCATAACCGATGACTTGTTAAACGAAGATGATATTATTAAATATTTTGAATTTGTAAGTAAATCAGGAGGTGATGAAATAAGAATAATACTGCCTATTCCTCAGGGAAATCTGGAAGGGAAAAACTATAAACGGTTATACATGAATGCGATGCATGTGATCAAAAAATTCAAGAATGATCATATGCATAAAGCTGATTTTCCAAGTATAGTATTATTTTCAGAATACGAAAGTCAACATCGCCTGGGATGCGGAGCTGGAGCTAATTATATTTCTTTAAATAATGATGGATCTATAACGCCCTGTGTGGCCGTGCCATTAGTATTTGGAAATATCTATGAATCATCTCTCTCTGAGATTTATGAATCCATGGGGGCATATTTCAAAAATTCCGGGAGAACTTGTTATGGTAAAAGAATGGGAAAAATCATGCAAGAAGAGTGTGTTGATACCACAATTACACCCCTGCCGCTTGATGTTTCATTGTTATTGGCATCAAAGTGTGTTGTGGACGGGGAGAAGGCTGATTTTTTTGAGAAATTCGCAAAATAA
- a CDS encoding DUF3298 and DUF4163 domain-containing protein — protein MKRLIVAVVAFAVVASLAILPAFASGKSASGPLSFGIHRYERHAASNAETSLSCEYPVFGASVAGEAINGTILASIIKIIPGPESAPPAATLDEAATRFIDEYEKFRASHKEYLYTWEAMVTGEVLLDQPRLVTVSIDSYVFTGGAHGMTLTQNMVFDAATGKQLGLADFFAPGFETALDKLIDSRFRQMRGLTPGDALTGEKGGLFENVIRHNENFAMTGSGIRFLYNQYDIAPYAAGQITIDLSFDELKGILR, from the coding sequence ATGAAAAGGCTTATCGTTGCCGTTGTGGCTTTTGCCGTCGTTGCCTCCCTGGCGATCCTGCCCGCTTTCGCTTCAGGCAAATCAGCTTCCGGGCCGCTGAGTTTCGGCATTCACCGTTACGAGCGCCACGCAGCGAGTAACGCCGAAACGAGTCTTTCGTGTGAATATCCTGTATTCGGCGCTTCCGTAGCGGGCGAGGCCATTAACGGAACGATTCTGGCCAGTATCATCAAAATTATTCCCGGACCGGAATCAGCTCCCCCTGCGGCAACGCTCGATGAGGCGGCGACGCGCTTTATCGACGAGTACGAAAAATTCCGAGCCAGCCATAAAGAGTACCTGTACACCTGGGAGGCCATGGTGACCGGCGAGGTGCTGCTCGACCAGCCCAGACTGGTGACGGTCTCGATCGACTCCTACGTCTTCACGGGCGGCGCTCACGGCATGACCCTCACGCAGAACATGGTTTTTGATGCCGCCACAGGAAAACAGCTTGGTCTGGCGGACTTCTTCGCGCCGGGATTCGAGACCGCGCTCGACAAACTGATCGACAGCCGCTTCCGCCAGATGCGAGGCCTGACTCCGGGCGATGCGCTGACCGGCGAGAAAGGAGGACTTTTCGAAAACGTTATCCGCCACAACGAGAACTTCGCCATGACCGGATCAGGCATCCGCTTTCTGTACAACCAGTACGACATCGCCCCCTACGCCGCCGGTCAGATCACCATCGACCTTTCGTTCGACGAGCTGAAAGGGATTTTAAGATAA
- the lipA gene encoding lipoyl synthase: MNSGPGKKPDWLKIKLASGSSFASTRQLLNKHSLHTVCRSAMCPNLHECWSKGTATFLLLGNVCTRACRFCAVATGQRPALPDAAEPAKIAEAVKTMKLRHAVLTSVNRDDLPDGGAAHWVETIQAIRAVNPGVSLECLIPDFSGNERALDLVMAEAPEVLNHNIETVPSLYSKVRPQASYELSLSIIERAKRKFRLATKSGMMVGMGETPEEVEASLGDLRRHGCDMVTIGQYLQPTAAHLPVERYVTPEEFERYRAIALDAGFRHVRSGPFVRSSYHAEAFEPVEEIS, translated from the coding sequence ATGAACTCCGGCCCCGGAAAGAAACCCGACTGGCTCAAGATCAAGCTCGCCTCCGGCTCGTCGTTCGCCTCGACCCGGCAGTTGCTCAACAAGCACAGCCTGCATACGGTCTGCCGCTCGGCGATGTGCCCCAACCTGCATGAGTGCTGGTCGAAGGGCACGGCGACCTTTCTGTTGCTCGGCAATGTCTGCACGCGAGCCTGCCGCTTTTGCGCCGTGGCCACGGGCCAGCGCCCGGCGCTGCCGGATGCAGCGGAACCGGCGAAGATCGCCGAGGCGGTGAAAACGATGAAGCTTCGCCACGCCGTCTTGACCAGCGTCAACCGCGACGATTTGCCGGATGGCGGCGCGGCGCACTGGGTCGAGACCATCCAGGCGATCCGCGCCGTGAACCCCGGCGTGAGCCTCGAATGCCTTATTCCCGACTTCAGCGGCAATGAGCGAGCGCTCGACCTCGTCATGGCGGAAGCGCCGGAGGTGCTGAACCACAACATCGAAACTGTCCCGTCGCTCTATTCGAAGGTGCGCCCCCAGGCATCGTATGAACTCTCGCTCTCGATCATCGAGCGGGCGAAGCGAAAATTCCGGCTCGCCACCAAGTCCGGCATGATGGTCGGGATGGGCGAAACGCCGGAGGAGGTCGAAGCGTCGCTCGGCGACCTGCGGCGTCACGGCTGTGACATGGTGACCATCGGCCAGTATCTGCAACCGACCGCCGCGCATCTGCCGGTCGAGCGCTACGTGACGCCCGAGGAGTTCGAGCGTTACCGCGCGATTGCGCTCGACGCTGGGTTCCGGCACGTGCGGTCTGGCCCCTTCGTGCGCAGTTCGTACCACGCCGAGGCGTTCGAGCCAGTCGAAGAAATTTCCTGA
- a CDS encoding SDR family oxidoreductase, with the protein MKPPFNGTVLVAGATGRTGQHIVRRLQAHGIDFRLFVQSGVKAVELFGPEIVDKIVIGSVLSEEEIEAAVRNMDAVICAIGGNVMNPEAPPPSAIDRDGVIRLATAAKAAGVGSFVLISSLAVTHPEHPLNKYGRVLDMKLAGEDAIRKLYGETGFRHTILRPGGLLDGPAFRHELRFDTGDKISGSIDRGDVAETAVISLWHPKAKNKTFELIKAGDDEVAQTSLERFFEGL; encoded by the coding sequence ATGAAACCACCATTCAACGGCACCGTCCTGGTCGCGGGCGCGACCGGCAGAACCGGCCAGCATATCGTCCGGCGGCTTCAGGCGCACGGCATCGATTTCCGGCTTTTCGTGCAGTCCGGCGTCAAGGCGGTCGAATTGTTCGGCCCTGAAATCGTGGACAAAATCGTCATCGGTTCGGTGCTCAGCGAAGAGGAGATCGAGGCAGCCGTCCGAAATATGGACGCGGTCATCTGCGCCATCGGCGGGAATGTGATGAACCCCGAAGCACCTCCGCCGTCCGCCATCGACCGCGACGGCGTGATCCGCCTCGCCACGGCGGCAAAAGCGGCGGGCGTTGGGAGCTTTGTGCTCATCAGCTCGCTCGCCGTCACCCACCCGGAGCACCCGCTCAACAAGTATGGCCGCGTGCTCGACATGAAGCTCGCGGGAGAGGACGCTATCCGCAAACTCTACGGAGAAACGGGATTCCGCCATACCATCCTCCGCCCCGGCGGCCTCCTCGACGGCCCCGCCTTCCGGCACGAGCTGCGCTTCGACACCGGCGACAAAATCAGCGGCTCGATCGATCGCGGCGACGTCGCGGAAACCGCAGTGATTTCGTTGTGGCACCCGAAAGCGAAGAACAAAACGTTCGAGCTGATTAAGGCCGGTGATGACGAGGTGGCTCAGACGTCGCTGGAGAGGTTTTTCGAGGGGTTGTGA
- a CDS encoding lysozyme inhibitor LprI family protein, with amino-acid sequence MNRIRDIIQEIVEVRQRQQFGIAMAELSSRLLALEHAFKKHDKSENELIRYFPVALIACVESYFRIAIKDLIDAGEPFLSNAEKPSSSIKLDFSVLRAVHGKAITVGELVAHGVQLSRFEHIEAVLSKLIGCGFLEALRKTTDRWAHEVMGKPAVPILTRPDEVFADVARTFELRHIICHEIASAYEIKSEEVERCFESCVAFLRAANEFITETIYPNAPLTQTDMNIEAGKSLDEKHKHLADVVTKIRSRLDGGELTAFDESQDKWQSYCESWANFVAGKRVDGGTIWPLIYAGTAEGVVTRRIAEITSVKNFGEGS; translated from the coding sequence ATGAACCGTATTCGAGACATTATTCAGGAAATCGTTGAGGTTCGCCAACGCCAACAGTTCGGCATTGCAATGGCAGAACTATCATCGCGGCTTTTGGCCCTTGAACACGCATTCAAGAAACATGATAAATCCGAAAATGAGTTAATTCGCTATTTTCCCGTTGCTTTGATAGCTTGTGTCGAAAGTTACTTCCGAATTGCAATAAAAGATCTGATTGATGCGGGTGAGCCTTTTCTTAGCAATGCTGAAAAGCCTTCTTCTTCGATAAAACTAGACTTTTCGGTTCTTAGAGCAGTGCACGGGAAGGCAATAACGGTAGGAGAGTTGGTGGCTCATGGGGTACAGTTGAGTCGCTTTGAGCACATCGAAGCTGTTTTATCGAAACTGATAGGTTGTGGATTTTTAGAAGCTCTTCGCAAAACAACAGATCGTTGGGCTCATGAAGTAATGGGTAAACCAGCAGTGCCTATACTTACGAGACCAGATGAGGTATTCGCAGATGTGGCGAGAACTTTCGAACTGCGACATATAATTTGTCACGAGATTGCATCTGCGTATGAAATCAAATCCGAAGAGGTTGAAAGGTGTTTCGAGAGCTGTGTAGCTTTTTTGCGAGCAGCTAACGAATTTATTACAGAAACCATTTACCCTAATGCCCCACTTACCCAAACAGACATGAATATCGAGGCGGGGAAATCGCTTGATGAAAAACACAAGCATCTCGCGGATGTAGTAACAAAAATTAGATCACGCCTTGATGGTGGAGAACTCACTGCTTTTGATGAGTCGCAAGACAAATGGCAAAGCTATTGCGAATCATGGGCTAATTTTGTTGCTGGAAAGCGAGTTGATGGTGGAACCATATGGCCATTAATCTACGCTGGCACAGCTGAGGGGGTTGTAACTCGACGCATTGCAGAAATTACTAGCGTTAAAAATTTCGGTGAAGGAAGTTAG
- a CDS encoding leucine-rich repeat domain-containing protein — MTEQASTILFAGQRFPPGAKVIDLVNAPVVTLDPLGELPELRVLRIRQTNPHESPGGALLDLSVLRKCPHLAVVEIPEQNVRSLAGVENHQELHTLDLSFTRVADLTPLVGLPGLAILRLRHTRVADLAPLASISTLQELDIAHTPVADISVLRHHPSLVALDLRATRVTDLSALAEMPALRRVVVQRLDVDEAAIGQLRKARPGVEMVV; from the coding sequence ATGACCGAACAAGCCTCAACGATCCTGTTCGCCGGTCAGCGATTTCCGCCTGGCGCCAAAGTGATCGACCTGGTCAACGCCCCGGTTGTGACGCTCGATCCGTTGGGCGAACTGCCAGAACTGCGCGTGCTGCGGATCCGGCAAACCAACCCCCACGAATCGCCCGGAGGCGCTCTGCTCGACTTGTCGGTGCTGCGCAAATGCCCGCACCTGGCCGTTGTCGAAATTCCGGAACAGAACGTGCGTTCGCTGGCCGGAGTGGAAAATCATCAAGAGCTGCACACCCTCGACCTCAGCTTCACGCGAGTCGCCGACCTCACGCCGCTCGTCGGGCTGCCAGGCCTCGCCATTCTGCGGCTGCGACACACGCGCGTCGCCGACCTCGCGCCGCTGGCCTCGATCTCGACGCTGCAAGAACTCGACATCGCCCACACCCCCGTCGCCGATATTTCCGTCCTTCGCCACCATCCGTCGCTCGTAGCTCTCGACCTCCGAGCAACGCGTGTCACCGACCTCTCCGCGCTCGCGGAAATGCCCGCATTGCGACGAGTTGTCGTACAGCGGCTTGATGTTGATGAAGCGGCGATAGGGCAATTGCGGAAGGCTCGGCCTGGGGTGGAAATGGTGGTGTGA
- the dsbD gene encoding protein-disulfide reductase DsbD codes for MIKNPTPQSVLTAVALLLVLIMKSVTVFAADFLDPEQAFVPSAELTARNSVLFHWKIAKSYKLYRDQVTVNVTEGQASLGKPVFPEGILFTDPTTGEKQVIYHDELKVEVPITKASGPFSVSVEYQGCSEDGLCYPPMSRTFTVDPSKLGALVEAGAPDAGASAGLQPATQESAPAVTSNSEKAAEASGKDDLSLAQSTLESGSWWKIAAAFLLFGLLLSFTPCVLPMVPILSSIIVGEGETTKTKSFLMALAYCLGMALVYTSLGVAAGLAGEGLAGALQKPWVLVMFSLLLVGLSLSMFDVYQLQVPAALQSSLTKTSGKLKGGKFAGVFLMGAISALIVGPCVAAPLAGTLVYISQTKDVYIGGLALFSMAMGMSVPLLLIGLSAGSLLPKAGAWMIGVKYVFGLLLIAVAIWMVTPVLLPQATMVAWGALGILCAVFAGVFGHQLEKLTVGGKFTKALGLVFFIIGVMELAGAASGATNPLEPLAGLRGGSSAANTTGEAARLNFKRIRSIEELERELQASAGKPVMLDFYADWCVSCKELEKFTISNAKVQQGLAGVTLLQVDVTANTDDDKALMKRFSLFGPPGIIFFDKSGQEFKDNRIVGFVEAKEFLKHVERIQ; via the coding sequence ATGATAAAAAACCCAACCCCTCAAAGTGTTCTCACGGCGGTCGCGCTCCTGCTTGTGCTTATCATGAAAAGCGTCACGGTTTTTGCCGCTGACTTTCTCGATCCGGAACAGGCATTCGTGCCGAGCGCCGAACTGACCGCCAGAAACTCTGTACTTTTTCACTGGAAGATCGCCAAATCGTACAAGCTTTACCGTGACCAGGTGACGGTGAACGTCACGGAAGGGCAGGCGAGCCTCGGTAAACCGGTGTTTCCCGAAGGCATCCTTTTCACCGATCCCACGACCGGCGAAAAGCAGGTGATCTATCATGACGAGCTGAAGGTCGAGGTGCCAATTACCAAAGCCTCCGGCCCCTTCAGCGTGAGCGTCGAGTATCAGGGGTGTTCGGAGGATGGCCTGTGCTATCCTCCGATGAGCCGGACGTTCACGGTCGATCCGTCAAAACTGGGAGCGCTCGTCGAAGCGGGCGCTCCGGACGCGGGAGCATCGGCTGGATTGCAGCCCGCAACGCAGGAATCCGCGCCCGCAGTCACCTCCAATTCGGAGAAGGCCGCTGAAGCGAGCGGCAAGGACGATCTGTCGCTTGCCCAATCGACGCTCGAAAGCGGAAGCTGGTGGAAGATTGCCGCGGCCTTCCTGCTTTTCGGCCTCCTGCTCTCCTTCACCCCCTGCGTTCTGCCGATGGTGCCGATTCTCTCGTCGATCATCGTCGGAGAGGGGGAGACGACCAAAACGAAAAGCTTCCTCATGGCGCTGGCTTACTGCCTCGGCATGGCGCTCGTGTACACCTCGCTCGGTGTGGCGGCGGGTCTTGCGGGCGAAGGGCTGGCCGGAGCGCTCCAGAAGCCGTGGGTACTCGTGATGTTCAGCTTGCTGCTCGTTGGACTGTCGCTCTCGATGTTCGACGTGTACCAGCTTCAGGTGCCCGCCGCGTTGCAGAGCAGCCTTACCAAAACCTCTGGAAAGCTCAAGGGCGGAAAATTCGCCGGAGTGTTCCTGATGGGCGCCATTTCAGCCCTGATCGTCGGCCCTTGCGTCGCCGCGCCGCTCGCCGGTACGCTCGTCTACATCAGCCAGACGAAGGATGTGTACATCGGCGGCCTGGCGCTCTTCTCGATGGCGATGGGCATGAGCGTGCCGCTGCTGCTGATCGGCCTCTCCGCCGGAAGCCTCTTGCCGAAAGCCGGTGCATGGATGATCGGCGTCAAGTATGTCTTTGGCCTGCTGCTGATTGCCGTGGCGATCTGGATGGTGACGCCGGTGCTGCTCCCACAGGCGACGATGGTTGCGTGGGGCGCGCTTGGCATTCTCTGTGCAGTCTTCGCCGGAGTCTTCGGCCATCAGCTGGAGAAGCTCACCGTCGGGGGCAAGTTCACCAAAGCGCTCGGCCTCGTGTTCTTCATCATCGGCGTGATGGAGCTGGCCGGAGCCGCATCTGGAGCCACCAATCCGCTCGAACCGCTGGCAGGACTGCGCGGGGGTTCCTCCGCTGCGAACACAACCGGCGAGGCCGCCCGCTTGAACTTCAAAAGGATTCGTTCCATCGAGGAGCTTGAGCGCGAACTGCAAGCCTCCGCAGGCAAGCCGGTGATGCTCGATTTTTACGCCGACTGGTGCGTTTCGTGCAAAGAGCTGGAGAAGTTCACCATCAGCAACGCGAAAGTGCAGCAGGGCCTGGCCGGTGTCACGCTCTTGCAGGTGGATGTGACTGCGAATACCGATGACGACAAAGCGCTGATGAAACGCTTCAGCCTCTTCGGCCCTCCCGGCATCATCTTCTTCGACAAGTCAGGCCAGGAGTTCAAGGACAATCGCATCGTCGGCTTCGTCGAAGCTAAAGAGTTCCTGAAGCACGTTGAGCGGATTCAATAA
- a CDS encoding SIMPL domain-containing protein, whose amino-acid sequence MSRSVVVFGALVAIGLILGAFVLGYQARNIGSGRSSIVVKGLAEKPVKADNAEWQVTAKAFGQTFPETLQKLRQEKAALDGFIGRYGFGKSTLDEKAETVEPNFVTRQEGDNMITVQEGFVGRQTVVVTTGALDKIIAASKGVMDYKASGHELEYQEPRYLVSNLEDIKMSLISAATENAKKRAEEFMKHSDARLGAMRSASQGAFYILPNTADARTDDYGGTYDKSTIDKIARVVVTVEFRLE is encoded by the coding sequence ATGTCGCGTTCGGTCGTGGTATTCGGAGCGCTGGTGGCCATTGGTTTGATTCTCGGGGCGTTCGTGCTTGGTTATCAGGCCCGCAACATCGGCTCGGGACGCTCGTCGATCGTCGTCAAGGGTTTGGCCGAAAAGCCGGTCAAAGCGGACAATGCCGAGTGGCAGGTGACGGCCAAGGCTTTTGGCCAGACCTTCCCGGAGACGCTTCAGAAGCTCCGGCAGGAAAAAGCGGCGCTCGACGGTTTCATTGGCCGCTATGGCTTCGGCAAATCCACCCTCGACGAAAAGGCGGAAACGGTGGAGCCGAATTTCGTCACCCGGCAGGAGGGTGATAACATGATCACCGTTCAGGAGGGGTTCGTTGGTCGCCAGACCGTTGTGGTCACCACTGGCGCGCTCGACAAGATCATCGCGGCCAGCAAGGGCGTGATGGATTACAAAGCCTCGGGCCATGAGCTGGAGTACCAGGAGCCGAGGTATCTCGTTTCAAACCTCGAGGATATAAAAATGTCGCTCATCAGCGCGGCTACAGAGAATGCCAAAAAGCGGGCCGAGGAGTTCATGAAGCACAGCGATGCCCGGCTTGGCGCGATGCGTTCAGCGTCACAGGGCGCGTTCTATATTTTGCCCAACACCGCCGACGCCCGTACCGACGATTACGGCGGAACTTACGACAAGAGCACGATCGACAAGATCGCGCGGGTCGTGGTGACTGTTGAATTCAGGCTGGAGTAG